GTGACAGACCTCGAGCGCGGCGCCGTCGCGGCCCGCGCGCGCGGCGCCGCGGCGGAGCGCGACCAGGGCCCGCGGATAGCGCGTCAGCGGGAAGAGGTTGAACATTACGCCGTCCGCAAGCTCGCCCGCCACGTCGATCATGCGGAGCGCGAGCGCGGCGGCCAGGATCCGCGGCGGCACGGCGGGCCTCGGCTGCGTCGGCCCCTTCGTCCACGCCGCGCGCAGCGTGCCGATCACGGACCGCATCGTGCCGACGGGGTCGCTCATGTCGACGCCGAGCGGCTCGTTGACCGCCCGGTGGCCGACGCCAACGCCGAGCAGGAGCCTGCCGCCCGACAGCTCCTGCACCGCTGCGGCCTCGGCGGCGAGCAACGTCGGCTGCCGCAGGTAGATGTTCGTGACCCCCGTCCCGACCCGCAGCCGGCTCGTCGCCAGCGCGACGGCCTCAGCATAGGCGAGCGAGTCGCAGTACGACTCGGGGATGAAGACGGCCTCGTAGCCGCGCTCCTCGGCGTCCCGGGACCAGGAGACGATGTCGCGCGGCGAGGCGTCGCGCAACGGCGAGAAGGCGAGGGCGATCCGCTCCATCGGGCTTCAATAGATCAGCCGAGCCGGTTCGGGGAAGCCGGGGCGGTTGCCGAGCGCGAGCCCGTCCGCTAGGTCGGAGCCGTGGCGACGCGGATGCTCCTGCACTTCCAGAAGGGCGGCTTCCCCGCCTACGAGAAGGCCGACGAGCAGGGCATGCCCCAGCCGTGCGCGCTCGGGCAGCCGTGGGTCAACCCGGACACGCTCCGGACGCTCGCGAAGCTCCGCATCCCGCGCACCGACCCGTGGGGCCGCCCGCTCCCCGGCGAGCCGGATGACCCCCAGCTCAAGCGCATGCGCTGAGCGCGGCACGCGCCGCGGCGTCCTCACGCCCCGCCAGTGGCGGGAAGAGGGCAGCGCGTTGGGCATGCGTCTCCCTGGGGTTGCGGGCTGGCGGGCGGGGGCGAGATGCAGGTCCTGGGGGTTGGTGCGCACTGAGGCCGCGCGATACGCTGCCGGGGCTCGCCGGCTAACGCGCACGGTCCAGCCGCCGGGAAGGCAGAGAAGCTGCCGGAATGACTCGATATCCGCCGAAAGCGGTGAGTACGGCGCTCGGCATTAGGCTGCGAGCGCGGTCAGGGTTTGGGCGTTACACGGAACTGTCCAAAGGGTAGGCGGTTTGCCGAGGCCGAGCGCCGGACATAGCTCGGCGAGGGAGGCGGCGCTCGGCGGCGCGAGCGCGTCGGCGAACCCGCGTTGAACGAAGCCGCGGGGCGGGGGGCAGCCCGCTATGGGGAAAAAGCGCCGGTCGCGTTTCGTTGCGGCGGCAGGGTGCGCGGTCGCGGCGGGATGAGAGGGCCGGTGATGACGGTGGGCGCTGGCGCGGGGCGCTGGGAGCGCGGGCGGCGGAGGAAAGGGGAGATCACCCGGCGGGCGTGGAAGACGCAGAGCGGTGTCGCCACGAGTGGTGGCAAGCGGAGCGGCGTCACGAGGGACTGAGGGATCACGCGCATGCCGATGCGGGCGGGGCCCGTCCGGGACCGGGCGCGCGGGATGGGAGTGGCACCGCGACCATCGTGCCGCGCGAACAGCGCGGGCAGTGAGCGAGATCGAGGCCGGTGAGGCGACGCAGGAGCGTGCGCCAGTCCTCTCGCGGTCCGGGGGTCAGCGGCTCAGCCGGGGTGGCGCCGAGCAGGCGGCGGGCGTGCTCGCGGGCGCGGGACGCCGCCGGGCCCGGCGCGAAGAGACCGCAGTGACGGATCTTGACGAAGCCACGGGGTAGGACGTGGAGCAGGAAGCGGCGGATGAACTCCTCGGGGGCGAGCGTGACGTCGTGCCCGTGCTTGGTCGCGAAGCGCACACTGGTGGCCGTGACGGCGCGCAGGCGGTGATTGGAGAGTCCGACGCGATGCGTGTAGCGGCCGAGGTAGCGGAAGAGCTGGCGCGGGCCCGCGAAGGGGCGCTTGGCGTAGACGATCCAGTCCTGGCGGTAGAGCTGATCCTTGAAGCGGGCGAAGGCGTGGGGGTCGGCGAGCGGGGTGCAGCCGCCGGCGAGGTCGAGGTGGCCGGCGGCGTACGCGCGGGCGAGGGCGGCGAGAAACTTGCCTCGGAAGAGGCGGCTGAGGACGCGCACCGGAAAGAGGTGGCGGCGGGCGGTGGCGATCCACCGCGGCGGGTCGAGCGCGAGGCCCCCACCCGTGACGATGCAGTGGAGGTGGGGATGGAACTGGAGGTCGCGGGTCCAGGTGTGCAGCACGGCGGTCACGCCGAGGCGTGCCCCCAGCCGGGCGGGATCGCGGCCGACGGTGAGGAGCGTCTGCGTGGCGGCGCGGAACAGCAGCGTGAAGAGCCGTCGGCGGTTGCGCAGGACCAGCGGGCGGAGCGTGGCGGGCAGGGTGAAGACGACGTGGAAGTAGTGGCTCGGCACGAGGCGGGCCATGCGCGCCTCGATCCAGCGCGCCTCGCGCAAGGCCTCGCACTTCGGGCAGTGGCGATTGCGGCAGGAGTTGTACGCCGGGCGGGCGTACCCGCACTGGTCGCACACGTCGAGGTGCCCGCCGCGGGCGGCTGTGCGGCAGGTGACGATGGCGCGCATGGTCGCGCGTTGCTCGCGGGAGAGCGCGTGCCGCTGGCGATACTCCTCGCCGTGGGTGCGGAAGATGTCGGCGATGTCGAGTGGCGGTCGAACGGAGCGAGGAGCACCCAGGCCGCGCCGACAGCGCGGCACGCTCGCCTACGCCGGGGGCGGGTCGCAGCGTCCGAGCAGCGCGTCAAGCGGGCGCTGGACGCGGTCGAGCACTTTGCGCGAGACGAAGGTGTAGCGGACCGTGGAACGGATCGAGCGATGGCCGAGGAGATGCTGGATCGTGCGGAGCTCGGCGCCGGCCTCGAGGAGATGGGTGGCGAAGCAGTGCCGGAGCGTATGGG
This sequence is a window from Deltaproteobacteria bacterium. Protein-coding genes within it:
- a CDS encoding LLM class flavin-dependent oxidoreductase, whose translation is MERIALAFSPLRDASPRDIVSWSRDAEERGYEAVFIPESYCDSLAYAEAVALATSRLRVGTGVTNIYLRQPTLLAAEAAAVQELSGGRLLLGVGVGHRAVNEPLGVDMSDPVGTMRSVIGTLRAAWTKGPTQPRPAVPPRILAAALALRMIDVAGELADGVMFNLFPLTRYPRALVALRRGAARAGRDGAALEVCHFTTCYLADDGQAALHEARRMLARYANLPFYGNMLARSGFADEVEAIRAAWTRRDVAAAERAVSDALADAVTLVGDPVRCRERVAAYRAAGATLTIVFPNPVGEPRAAAVARALAAFAPR
- a CDS encoding IS91 family transposase, with amino-acid sequence MGAPRSVRPPLDIADIFRTHGEEYRQRHALSREQRATMRAIVTCRTAARGGHLDVCDQCGYARPAYNSCRNRHCPKCEALREARWIEARMARLVPSHYFHVVFTLPATLRPLVLRNRRRLFTLLFRAATQTLLTVGRDPARLGARLGVTAVLHTWTRDLQFHPHLHCIVTGGGLALDPPRWIATARRHLFPVRVLSRLFRGKFLAALARAYAAGHLDLAGGCTPLADPHAFARFKDQLYRQDWIVYAKRPFAGPRQLFRYLGRYTHRVGLSNHRLRAVTATSVRFATKHGHDVTLAPEEFIRRFLLHVLPRGFVKIRHCGLFAPGPAASRAREHARRLLGATPAEPLTPGPREDWRTLLRRLTGLDLAHCPRCSRGTMVAVPLPSRAPGPGRAPPASACA